The Bradyrhizobium barranii subsp. barranii genome segment CAATTCAACGATGCTGGACTGCATGAGCGGCATCATCCACGCCACAAACCTCAGCCTGCTGATGCTGCGAACGGCGAGCATTAGTTCGGCTTGTGCGGCCTGCTCACGTATTTCCGGGCGCCATTGTGTGCCCGCCGGGCAGTCCGCCGGTACTAGAAGTGGTTGCGACCTTAATGGGCTGCCGAAGACTTGAGACGTCTGGCGTTAAGCTGAAATTTTTTGTCCAGCCAGCCAACGCGCAACCTGGTGGGGGGTTTAATGCGGCAGTGCCAGCTCTCGCATGAAAGGTGGCCGATGTCGCGAGGCCTAGATGCCGGAGCGGGATCCCTCCTAGGCGATCGTGACCGCGGCAAGAGCCAACATCACGTCGCGGTTGATGCCGAAATGGAGGCGATAGAGCCACCAGATTGCGCAGCACCGGTCGAAATCGGAGAGTGCCCGAGCACGCTTTGTTGCTGCTGCGACCTGCGCTATTGGCTTCATGACACGTCTCATCTGGAAACCTGAACGTCTCGGGACTAGTACCCACTTTTCTTGGAACGTGAGTCGTGATTCAAGGTCGGGATGATACCCGAAGCAAGAGAAGTCCACCTTTCGAGGAAAGATCGCAAGGTGCTTGAGGCGTGCTGTCGCTCACCGGTGACGTTGCAGCGCGATTTGAAGCGGGCGCGGATAGTTCTGTTGGCGGCGGATGGGCGCAGCACCCGGTCGATCGCCAAGGAAGTTGGGGTCCAGCCGCGGATTGTCAGCCTTTGGCGGCATCGCTATGCCGACCATGGCCTTGAAGGGCTGCAAGACAAGCCGCGGCCTGGCAAGCAGCCGATCTATACGAAGACGACCGACAAGCGGATTCTGAAGCTGCTGGATAAGCCGCCACCGCAAGGGTTTGCGCGCTGGACCGGCCCCCTGCTGGCCGAGGCGCTGGGCGATGTCGATGTCCAATATGTCTGGCGGTTCCTGCGCAGCCACAAGATTGACCTGGTGGCTCGCAAGTCCTGGTGCGAGAGCAACGACCCGAACTTTACGGCCAAAGCCGCCGATGTTGTCGGCCTCTATGTCGCGCCGCCGGCGAAGGCCATTGTGCTGTGCGTGGACGAGAAGCCCTCGATCCAGGCTTTGGAGCGAGCGCAGGGTTATCTGAAGTTGCCCAATGGCCGCGCCTTAACCGGCCAAAGCCACGATTACAAGCGGCATGGCACCACAACATTGTTTGCGGCGCTCGAAGTCGCCACCGGAAAGATCATCGCGACCCATTCAAAACGCCGGCGCCGCGTCGAGTTTCTCGATTTCATGAACAGCGTCACCGCGACTTTTCCGAACCGCAAGCTTCACGTCATCCTCGACAACCTCAACACCCATAAAAAGAACGAGGACTGGCTCAAGGCCCACCCCAACGTGCAATTTCATTTCACGCCGACAAGTGCGTCATGGCT includes the following:
- a CDS encoding IS630-like element ISRj1 family transposase, whose protein sequence is MIPEAREVHLSRKDRKVLEACCRSPVTLQRDLKRARIVLLAADGRSTRSIAKEVGVQPRIVSLWRHRYADHGLEGLQDKPRPGKQPIYTKTTDKRILKLLDKPPPQGFARWTGPLLAEALGDVDVQYVWRFLRSHKIDLVARKSWCESNDPNFTAKAADVVGLYVAPPAKAIVLCVDEKPSIQALERAQGYLKLPNGRALTGQSHDYKRHGTTTLFAALEVATGKIIATHSKRRRRVEFLDFMNSVTATFPNRKLHVILDNLNTHKKNEDWLKAHPNVQFHFTPTSASWLNQVEVWFSILQGQSLSGTSFTSLKQLQEHIDAYVNAYNDRAEPFVWTKKKVRQRRFKGRRITQL